Sequence from the Hyalangium minutum genome:
TTGCGCGCCAGCTCCACGCCGTGGGAATCGTTCTTTCCGGCCGGCCGGAAGTGATCCGTGATGATCTTGGAGGCCTGGTCCATGACGTAGAAGTCGAAGAACCGGTCGCGCATGCGGGTCTGCCGCGCGAGGTCCCGATCGGCCGGAATCAAGGGCACCTTTCCCGGATAATGCTGATCGACGTACTCGATGATGATGCTCGATTCCGGAACGATGTGATTGCGGCTGGAGTCCTGAAGGACCGGGAACTTGCCGATGGGCCACAGGGCTTTCAGCTCCGCGGCTTCCTTCTCGTTCGACAGATCGATGGTGCGCGCCGTGAACGGCACGTTGTTCTCGTGCAGCGCTATCAGGGCCTTCCAACAGTACGACGAAAACGGGTGGTAATAGAGAGTGAGTGCCATCGGTGCGCTCCGTGATTTGGGTTGAGCCTCGAGACGTTTGACTTCGACGCCGGAGCATACGACGGATAGGGGGCTCGCCCCGCCCTACAGACACGGTGCCCCCGGGCGTGCTTTCTTTCCGCCATGTTCCGCTGCTCTTCCCTGCTTATCGCGCTGCTCTTGCTCACCTCGACCGCCGCACTCTCCAAGGGCAAGGCCACCGCGAAAACCCCCGCGGCTCCGGAGATGCCCAACGATCTCCAGATCATCGGCTGGTCGAAGGACGAGAAGCGCTTCGCGATCCGCCTCTACGACCTGGCCGTGGAGACCAACGAGCTGGACGAACCCCCTCCGTACTGCCCGGGCTACATCAACCACCGGGGCAAGAAGTTCAGGGGCGGGCTCCGCATCCAGCTCTTCGGAGGAGCCAAAGCCATCAACACCTGGAATATCCAGGACGCGCAGCCCTGCACGCCGCCTGATGCGGCTCGCGACCGGCTCGCTCAGGCCAAGGCTGCCCTGACAGAGCAGGGAGTGGATCTCACGGCCATCGGCGGCGTTGCCATGCCCGCCCAGAAGCCGAAGCCCCCCTCGAAGAGCAGCAAGAGCCGGACGTGGTTCACCGCAGGGGCATCGGCCGTGGCCCTGCCGTCGGGGCCCTGGGCCGGGCAGCGCATCGAGATCGCCTACCGCGTCGACCATCGGGAGAGTGCGAGCGCCAATAAGGATCCGTCTCGCCCCATCACGTCCCAGGCGACCTTCAAAGTGGGCCTCCGCTCCGGGAAGGGCCTGACCCCGCTGGGCGAGTTCCCCCTGGGCCCCACCGACTGGTCCGCGATGCAGGCAGGACACTGGACCCCCACCTTCGATCGCCTCCTGCTGTCCCCGAGCGGCAAGAGCTTCGTGGTGCTCGTCCACATGGACGAAGGGAGCATGGGCGGTGGCTCCTCCTACAGCCTGGTGCTGGGACTCGTGGAGCTGCCCCCGCGCCCCGAGACGGCCTCGGCCACGAGCGCCCCCGCCCGCTGAGCCCTTCGATCAGACACCACCATTCTCACCCCAGCGCGTCTGCTCCTCAGGGCGCCGTCGGCCGGACGCGGACGCGGGCGGACAAGCCCGTGGCGTTGGGGTTGGTCCACATCAAGGCCCCCGAGGCGTAGGGCGCGACCAGCTCGGTGTCCAGGAGCTCCAGGAGGATGGTCCGCCGCTCCGGCGAGTAAGTGGCCACGACCGAGCGGGTGCGGACGGGGACTCCGCCCCCGGTGGTGATCACGGGCACGACCCAGTTGCGGGGGCCGATCGGCTGAGTGGACACCGTGAAGTTGAACCCCAGGGGCAGCGAGGCCTGCTGCGAGATTCCTGCCTCCGTCCACTCCAGCCAGCGGAGCTCGTCGAGCTGCCCTCCGACGAATGACTGTATGCCCGCCCAGAGGCCGCCCGGCTCGTAGCCCACCACATTGCCGGAGAACGTCTGGCACGGGTCCGCCGTGCGCACGATGCGCGACGGCTCGATCTGGTAGGTGCAGATCTGGCTGGTGAAGCTGTTCATCGGCTGTATCACGCCTCCGCTCGGCGCGTTGGTGACGATGCCCAGCCGGTCCCCCGAGCGGACCATCAAAGCGCTCAGGCCGGTCGTGCCGACCATGCCCGAGGTGGAGGGCAACTGCACCTGGCCCGGCACGCTCAGCGCCGCCGTCCCGTCATAGACGACCCGCTCGATCGTGAGGCCCCGCAACGACAGCAGCTCCGTCTCCGTGGCCAGGAGGAACTGGGCATTGCCCAGGTTCGAGGGCAGGCTGGCCGTGAGCTCCAGCTCCACCCCCGTGTCCACGTAGCGCCGGACCTGCGAGTTCCCGGCCACCCACACCACATTCCCCGCCACGGCCATCCGCCCGTCGGAGAAGTTCTGCTTCAAGGCGCTGTCGCGGATGAAGTCCAGATCGCACATCCACCCGCCGTGCTGGGTGCGCTCCAGCGCGTTGCACAGCTTGGGCAGGATGAAGGCCGTGGACTCGCTGATGCGATCCCTCGCGGCGTAGAGGTCGAACTGGTGGATGCCTCCAATCGGAGCGAACGCGGCGAAGACATGATAGCGGCCCGGCTTCTCCGGCCTGAACTTGACGGTGGCGCTGGAGCGCGAATTGCTGGTGAACACGGTCTCGCTCGCCACGAGCTGATTGTCCGGACCGTAGACCTCCACCGAGAGGGAGGAGGGCAGCTGCTGGGGCTCCGAGGAGCCGCAGTCCGGAGCAATCGAGGGCGCGAACCGCACATTCACCTGCTCTCCCACGAGTACCATCGTGGGTGTAGAGCCTGAGGAGCCCACGGAGGGCGCATCCGCGACGCAGGGCGTATCCGGACACCCCGCGAGCCCCACCAGGGCCCCCAGAAGGAAGAGGCATCGCCACAGCTTCATCATGAAACTCCGCTGAAGAGGTTGACGAAGACGTTGATGATGATGGCGTTGGTGAAGTCGATGAAGAACGCGCCGACCATGGGGACGACGAGGAAGGCGCGCGGGGCGGGGCCGTACTTCCGGGTGATGGCCTCCATGTTGGCCACGGCGTTCGCGGTGGTGCCGAGCATGAAGCCGCACAGGCCTCCGCCCATGACCGCCGAGTCGTAGTCCTTGCCCATCAGGCGGAACATGGGCCACACGGAGACGGCCACCGTGAGGGCCACCTGCACGCCGACGAGCACCAGGATGGGCAGCGCGACCGAGGCGAGCTTGGACAGCTCCAGCGTCATCAGGGCCATGACGATGAAGAGCGAGAGCGCCACGCCACCCAGCTCCTCGATGACCTGGCCCGAGAGACGAAACAGCTTGGTCCGGTCATCCACATTGCGGATGAGGGCTGCGACGAGCATCGCGCCGATATAGCCAGGGAGCGTCACATCGAGCGCCTTGAAGCCCCGGCTCACCCAGCCGCCCACCCAGAGGGTGACCAGCAGGAGCACCACGTTCCGCAGGAAGTCGTGCCCATCGGCGCCGCTGCGAGCCTCCGCGCCTGTCTGACTGTCAGTGGGAGCCGCGGAGGAGCGAGGGGGCGCCGAGGACTTCAGGCCATTCTTCCGGACGAGGAAGGTCGCCACCGGGCCGCCCACGAGCCCTCCAGCGATGATGCCCAGCATCGCGGCGGCAATGGCGATGGCGGAGGCCCCTGTCACGCCGGCCTGCTCGAAGATGGGCGCGAAGGCGAGCCCCGTGGCCGGGCCTCCCGCCAGCGTCACGGACCCGGCGAGCACCCCGAACAGCGGAGGAACGCCCAGGGGATAGGACAGGAGCACGCCCACGGCGTTCTGGACGACCGCGAGCACGGTGGACGCCGCGAGGAAGATGGCGACCTGGGGCCCTCCCACGCGCATCAGCGAGAGCGAGGCGGCAAAGCCGATGCTCGCGAAGAAGGCGATCATCAGCGGGCTCTGGAGCGCGGTGTCGAACGTGAGGAGCGTGTAGCCCTCGCTGCGGGCGAAGGTCAGCACGATGGCCACGAGCAGCCCGCCGACGACTGGCGCGGGGATGTTGTACCGGGTGAGCGGCGGAATCAGCCGTCGAATCCCCTCCCCCAGGTAGAGAACGACCCCGGCGAACGCAACGGTCTCGATCATGTTCAGCTGCATGCGGATCTCCAGGGGCCGCGCGTCACGCTGCGCTGGGCGAGGCTCGGGGCATGACTGTCTGGATCGCCAGCCCGAAGACGACGACCAGCGCGCAGCCGACCACATTGAACCAGAGGTAGCCCAGCTCGGTGAACTTGAAGAGGGCAATCACGGTCGTCTGGGAGATGACCGCGGCGATGAACACGGCATGCCCCCGTACGTTCTTGAGGAAGAAGGCCACCAGGAACAGGCCCAGCACCGTACCGTAGAAGATGGACCCCAGGATGTTCACGGCCTGGATGAGGTTGTCGAGCAGCGACGCGAAGCTCGCGAAGGACACGGCGATGATGCCCCAGAAGACCGTGAACGCCTTGGAGGCAAACAGGATCTGCCGCTCCGAGGCCTCACGGCGCACCACGCGCTTGTAGAAGTCGATGGTGGTCGTCGTGCCCAGGGCACTGAGCTCGCTGGAGACCGAGCTCATGGCGGCCGCCAGGATGACGCTGATGAGCAGGCCGAAGAGGCCACTCGGCAGCCAGTCCTTCACGAACGTGATGAAGATGTAGTCGGAGTCCTTGGTCTCCACGCCTGGCAGGGCGCGGGCCACCACGGCCTTGGCGTCCTTGCGCAGCGTGTTGGCCTCCTGGGCCGCGGCCTGGAGCCGCTCACGGGCGCTCACCTCCGTGTCGCTGTCACCGGCCTTGCGAGCCTCCAGGTAGCGCTCGACCTCGGCGCGCTTGTCGGACTGGAGCTGCGCCCACTTCGCCTCGATGCCCGCGAGCTCGTCCGCCTGCGCGGTGGCCTGGACGCGGGTGCGCAGCGAGCCGTTGAACAGCAGGGGCGGCGCGGTGAACTGGTAGAAGACGAAGACGAGGATCCCGACGAAGAGGATGAAGAACTGCATCGGGATCTTCAGGATGCCGTTGAACAGGAGCCCCAGGCGGCTCTCCGTCACCGAGCGGCCCGCCAGGTAGCGGCCCACCTGGGACTGATCGGTCCCGAAGTAGGACAGCGACAGGAAGAGGCCGCCGGTGATGCCGGACCAAAAGTTGTAGCGGTCCTGCAGGTTGAAGTCGAAGTTGACCACGTTCATGCGGCCGAACGCTCCCGCGACGTCCACAGCGCTGGAGAACGGCACGTGCTCGGGCAGCCTCCACACG
This genomic interval carries:
- a CDS encoding glutathione S-transferase family protein, which gives rise to MALTLYYHPFSSYCWKALIALHENNVPFTARTIDLSNEKEAAELKALWPIGKFPVLQDSSRNHIVPESSIIIEYVDQHYPGKVPLIPADRDLARQTRMRDRFFDFYVMDQASKIITDHFRPAGKNDSHGVELARKALARAYDMIEKDMANKTWAMGDSFTLADIAASPALFYADLVEPLASRHKNAAAYLDRLMKRPVFIKVLKDALAVLPPGFPYDAQFKASLQRLAA
- a CDS encoding sodium:solute symporter, coding for MTLLDWLVLVGTTAFIVGWGIWKTRGESTVEGYLRAGYELRWPTVALSVMATQASAITFLSVPGQAYEDGMRFVQFYFGLPLATVIISAAFIPIYYRLKVYTAYEYLESRFDLKTRLLGAFLFLIQRGLASGITIYAPAIILSTILGWPLEPTIVAIGGLVILYTVTGGAKAVAQTQKQQMVVMLGGMVVAGLVIVWRLPEHVPFSSAVDVAGAFGRMNVVNFDFNLQDRYNFWSGITGGLFLSLSYFGTDQSQVGRYLAGRSVTESRLGLLFNGILKIPMQFFILFVGILVFVFYQFTAPPLLFNGSLRTRVQATAQADELAGIEAKWAQLQSDKRAEVERYLEARKAGDSDTEVSARERLQAAAQEANTLRKDAKAVVARALPGVETKDSDYIFITFVKDWLPSGLFGLLISVILAAAMSSVSSELSALGTTTTIDFYKRVVRREASERQILFASKAFTVFWGIIAVSFASFASLLDNLIQAVNILGSIFYGTVLGLFLVAFFLKNVRGHAVFIAAVISQTTVIALFKFTELGYLWFNVVGCALVVVFGLAIQTVMPRASPSAA
- the gltS gene encoding sodium/glutamate symporter, yielding MQLNMIETVAFAGVVLYLGEGIRRLIPPLTRYNIPAPVVGGLLVAIVLTFARSEGYTLLTFDTALQSPLMIAFFASIGFAASLSLMRVGGPQVAIFLAASTVLAVVQNAVGVLLSYPLGVPPLFGVLAGSVTLAGGPATGLAFAPIFEQAGVTGASAIAIAAAMLGIIAGGLVGGPVATFLVRKNGLKSSAPPRSSAAPTDSQTGAEARSGADGHDFLRNVVLLLVTLWVGGWVSRGFKALDVTLPGYIGAMLVAALIRNVDDRTKLFRLSGQVIEELGGVALSLFIVMALMTLELSKLASVALPILVLVGVQVALTVAVSVWPMFRLMGKDYDSAVMGGGLCGFMLGTTANAVANMEAITRKYGPAPRAFLVVPMVGAFFIDFTNAIIINVFVNLFSGVS